The following proteins are co-located in the Candidatus Nitrotoga sp. AM1P genome:
- a CDS encoding TIGR03013 family XrtA/PEP-CTERM system glycosyltransferase: MLFRISNHYVSKIVSVLLFVETLVFMASVYLGATIRFFDSDFPYFVKMENFFLTACAFALVMVFSMSAFGMYKHNYREDMRNTFLRLMPSFALGFGIITLAFYIVPDIYIGRGILGIVIVIAVVLILLVRTVFYQLFKLKYLESRIIFIGCGTLAKECSDLAMHNISYHKYNIVGFVQLPGEASCMLPSTILPAGNSLISLTNKYNANEVIVAVNNRRGESFPIQELLVCKLNGIKVTDAASFFEREACQIRVDSLQPSWLVFGGGFDQSFLRSFIKRIFDLFASAIILIVSFPVILITALCIYFEDRTPILYQQERVGMDGHTFMVLKFRSMRNDAEKGMKPQWAAANDTRTTKVGRIIRKLRIDELPQILNVFKGEMSFVGPRPERPFFVKQLCEEVPYYNVRHSIKPGITGLAQVRYQYGASVEDSIQKLQYDLYYVKNNSLFLDVLILIDTFQVVILGKGSR, encoded by the coding sequence ATGTTGTTTAGAATTTCCAATCACTATGTCTCCAAAATAGTGTCCGTTCTGCTTTTTGTTGAAACTCTTGTTTTCATGGCCTCAGTCTATCTTGGGGCGACTATTCGGTTCTTTGATAGCGATTTTCCATATTTCGTCAAGATGGAGAATTTTTTCCTGACGGCATGTGCATTTGCATTAGTGATGGTTTTCAGTATGAGTGCTTTTGGTATGTATAAGCACAATTATAGAGAGGATATGAGAAATACCTTTCTCCGGCTTATGCCTTCTTTTGCCTTAGGGTTTGGCATCATAACTTTGGCATTTTATATAGTGCCAGATATTTATATTGGTCGCGGTATTTTAGGTATCGTAATCGTTATCGCTGTTGTTTTGATTTTATTGGTGAGGACTGTTTTTTATCAATTGTTCAAATTAAAGTATTTGGAGTCACGAATTATTTTTATAGGATGCGGTACGCTGGCAAAGGAATGCAGTGATTTGGCCATGCATAATATTAGCTACCATAAATATAATATCGTTGGCTTTGTTCAGTTGCCAGGCGAAGCAAGCTGTATGCTACCGTCTACTATTTTACCGGCTGGGAATTCATTAATAAGTTTGACAAATAAATATAACGCGAATGAGGTTATTGTCGCGGTAAATAATCGGCGCGGTGAAAGTTTCCCCATTCAGGAGTTATTGGTATGTAAATTAAATGGAATTAAAGTGACGGATGCAGCGTCTTTTTTTGAGCGTGAAGCATGCCAGATCAGGGTGGATTCTCTTCAACCAAGTTGGTTGGTTTTCGGTGGTGGGTTTGATCAGAGTTTCCTGCGATCTTTTATTAAAAGAATTTTCGATTTATTCGCCAGCGCTATTATTTTGATTGTTTCGTTCCCGGTAATATTGATTACGGCGCTATGCATCTATTTTGAAGATCGAACCCCTATCTTATATCAGCAAGAACGAGTCGGTATGGATGGCCATACTTTTATGGTGTTGAAATTTCGTAGTATGCGAAATGATGCTGAGAAAGGGATGAAGCCTCAATGGGCGGCTGCAAATGACACACGTACGACGAAAGTAGGACGGATCATTCGCAAACTGAGAATCGACGAGCTCCCGCAAATTCTAAACGTTTTTAAAGGAGAAATGAGTTTCGTTGGGCCACGCCCGGAAAGACCTTTTTTTGTAAAGCAGCTTTGCGAAGAAGTCCCTTATTATAATGTGAGGCATAGTATTAAACCGGGAATAACCGGCTTAGCTCAAGTACGTTACCAATATGGAGCCTCAGTTGAGGACTCTATCCAGAAACTCCAATATGATTTGTACTATGTGAAAAACAATAGCTTATTCCTGGATGTACTCATACTGATCGATACTTTCCAGGTCGTTATATTGGGTAAGGGTAGTAGATAA